The following coding sequences lie in one Streptomyces sp. NBC_00510 genomic window:
- a CDS encoding UBP-type zinc finger domain-containing protein: MADDVTIPGIDPTSEPSGAGCADCGAGQGPGWWLHLRRCAQCGHIGCCDSSPSQHATRHAQEEGHPFITSYEPGEDWYWNVETEQYYDGPALTPPNSRPEGQPSPGPAGKVPEDWQAQLH; the protein is encoded by the coding sequence ATGGCGGACGACGTCACGATCCCCGGCATCGACCCCACGTCCGAGCCGAGCGGCGCCGGCTGCGCCGACTGCGGTGCCGGTCAGGGACCGGGCTGGTGGCTCCACCTGCGCCGCTGCGCGCAGTGCGGGCACATCGGCTGCTGCGACTCCTCGCCCTCCCAGCACGCCACGCGGCACGCGCAGGAGGAGGGCCACCCGTTCATCACCAGCTACGAGCCCGGTGAGGACTGGTACTGGAACGTCGAGACCGAGCAGTACTACGACGGTCCCGCACTGACCCCGCCGAACTCGCGCCCGGAGGGCCAGCCCTCCCCGGGCCCCGCGGGCAAGGTCCCCGAGGACTGGCAGGCGCAGTTGCACTGA